One Fusarium falciforme chromosome 1, complete sequence genomic window carries:
- a CDS encoding Acetyl-CoA C-acetyltransferase — MSNLPPVYIVSAARTPIGSFLGSLSSLTAVQLGSTAIKGAVERAGIKPEAVDEVFFGNVLSAGLGQGPARQCAIGAGLPQTVIATTVNKVCASSLKAIILGAQNIMLGTSDIVVAGGTESMSNTPHYLPNLRTGAKYGDQTLVDGVLKDGLTDSYKKEHMGLAGELCAQDYELTREAQDEYAINSYKKAQAATEAGLFTEIVPVEVSGGRGKPPVKIERDDEVKNLNVDKLKVMRPAFKPDGTVTAPNAAPINDGAAAVVLVSEAKLKELGLKPIAKILGWGDAEREPERFTVAPSLAIPKAIKHAGLTPEQIEFYEINEAFSVVALANIKILGLNPDKVNVYGGSVAIGHPLGCSGARIVTTLTSVLKEKKAKIGCVGICNGGGGASALVIENLQ, encoded by the exons ATGTCTAACCTTCCCCCCGTCTACATCGTCTCTGCGGCTCGTACGCCCATTGGCTCGTTCCTCGG ctccttgtcgagcttgaccGCCGTTCAGCTGGGTTCTACCGCCATCAAGG GCGCCGTCGAGCGAGCTGGTATCAAGCCTGAGGCTGTCGACGAGGTCTTCTTTGGCAATGTCCTCTCTGCTGG TCTCGGTCAGGGTCCTGCTCGCCAGTGTGCCATTGGCGCCGGCCTCCCCCAAACCGTCATTGCCACGACCGTGAACAAGGTCTGCGCCTCCTctctcaaggccatcatcctTGGTGCTCAGAACATTATGCTGGGTACCTCCGATATCGTCGTCGCTGGCGGAACCGAGTCCATGTCCAACACCCCTCACTACCTCCCCAACCTCCGAACCGGCGCCAAGTACGGCGACCAGACCCTCGTTGATGGCGTCCTCAAGGACGGTCTGACCGACTCGTACAAGAAGGAGCACATGGGTCTCGCTGGCGAGCTCTGTGCCCAGGACTACGAGCTCACCCGTGAGGCTCAGGACGAGTACGCCATCAACTCGTACAAGAAGGCTCAGGCTGCCACTGAGGCTGGTCTCTTCACTGAGATTGTTCCCGTCGAGGTCAGCGGTGGCCGTGGCAAGCCCCCCGTCAAGATCGAGCGTGatgacgaggtcaagaacctgaacgtcgacaagctcaaggtcatgCGCCCTGCCTTCAAGCCCGACGGAACCGTCACTGCCCCCAACGCCGCCCCCATCAACGATGGTGCCGCTGCCGTTGTCCTTGTCTCcgaggccaagctcaaggagctcggtCTCAAGCCCATTGCCAAGATCCTTGGTTGGGGTGATGCCGAGCGCGAGCCCGAGCGCTTCACCGTTGCTCCCTCGCTGGCCAtccccaaggccatcaagcaCGCTGGCCTGACCCCCGAGCAGATCGAGTTCTACGAGATCAACGAGGCCTTCTCCGTTGTTGCTCTCGCCAACATCAAGATCCTCGGACTCAACCCTGACAAGGTCAACGTCTATGGTGGCTCCGTTGCCATCGGCCACCCTCTTGGCTGCTCTGGTGCCCGTATTGTCACCACCCTCACCTCCGTCctgaaagagaagaaggccaagattggTTGCGTCGGTATCTGCAACGGTGGTGGCGGTGCCTCTGCTCTCGTTATTGAGAACCTGCAATAG
- a CDS encoding HDAC-interact domain-containing protein, whose amino-acid sequence MNSQKLHGSGPPAYDREREMDDRHRALQQREEMARRDQERERERERDRERDRERESGDRYQATTHHSSAGSIPIHQPVASRIPGAIHSPGGLLANHNGNPQIPLGAPSGGPLATFGGPLQNEHGRPVQHGGQANANPQHPMFAPMPHTTAPPTSSQAAASGVAAVFGGPLQQEGQRGTQQGAPFPGAAGSAAHQIPGGITQGQQPILNDALTYLDQVKVQFHDQPDVYNRFLDIMKDFKSQAIDTPGVINRVSELFAGHPNLIQGFNTFLPPGYRIECGAGNDPNTIRVTTPMGTTVQSITGRGNQGDGHGPAAASQPIFPERGGQWQQRPQHSIESPEAQFSTPVQNGASLFVQAAAQNAASFDNSGSGQRRGLPQGSSGPGEGGPNARHALTPTPSGPAAVNGNAANQANMERRGPVEFNHAISYVNKIKNRFQDKPEIYKQFLEILQTYQREQKPIQDVYAQVTTLFNSAPDLLEDFKQFLPESAGQAKQTPGRMEDGTPTGPSHTPQPAMRDGQKMPPLGSFAPPASASKDNKKRLRADKQAAQPATVLAEVTAAARLVPAAVNGNKRPKLNHARASGEGSAVEPTLTPVMPEPYPPRSSSTSNQDEIAFFERVKKFLSNRSSMNEFLKLCNLFSQNIIDRNTLFHKGALFIGANPDLMNFWKSFVGVETQDVIIDNRPAPPTDKVSLSNCRGYGPSYRLLPKRERLKPCSGRDELCNSVLNDEWASHPTWASEDSGFVAHRKNQFEEGLHRIEEERHDYDFNIEANLKCIQLLEPIAQQMLAMSPAERETFQMPAALAGQSTSIFKRICKKIYGDRGIDVVNDMYTHPFDVVPVLLARMKQKDEEWRFSQREWEKVWHAQTQSMHLKSLDHMGILVRQNDKRNLTAKHLVDVIKTKHEEQRRERSLNGKAPRHQFVWDFADKNTVIDLLRLMMLYSLHNGQHSSQEKERILEFFEMFIPAFFDIPEEAIQDKLPKIPPDSGEEEVEDHTPAELTNGRSRRNGRKGDLLRGVLDPGRNGSKSRGHKDKDKDKDKDDSTSGSKETTPDVTSANEEEMPDASEDTAHPDVSNERWMPSIPKPFMVGQSDALLSTDGELKADGFFARPWYNFFCNQTLFVFFSIFQTLYKRLQDLKDSKAAVAKEVDRLSKPKPARDIGFTENHMKFFDRNDDPDTYWPKTLELIEEYITGDVDETRYQDVMRHYYLKAGWKLYTIQDLLKTLCRLALTCSSTDAKEKTPDLIQQYIASREKEETSYQTEISARKFAEKCVKDGDIFVICWFPAKAEASVRWLQREETTFYMDEMQLRERWQYYISSFIRVEPTEGVPRSKLQKVVLTRNLPSGDADADEDAIPKPVSYSENLTISICLKSSKMAWAPGTSEYVVYDQAPKTREQRERRDKFLRALTGYRESKLLEKWVHNPSWTKDLSPEEVQEQNKNFRRWMDEGVVPPSAAEDVDME is encoded by the exons ATGAACAGCCAGAAGCTACATGGTAGTGGCCCTCCAGCATACGATCGAGAGCGCGAAATGGACGACCGACACCGAGCACTGCAACAACGCGAGGAGATGGCCCGTCGAGACCAAGAACGAGAGCGAGAACGAGAGCGCGACCGGGAGCGCGACCGAGAGCGGGAGTCCGGCGATCGGTACCAGGCGACAACTCACCACAGCAGCGCTGGCTCCATTCCCATCCACCAGCCGGTAGCATCGCGGATCCCCGGTGCAATCCACAGCCCCGGCGGATTGCTCGCGAACCATAACGGGAATCCCCAGATTCCTCTTGGCGCCCCCTCTGGCGGTCCCCTAGCCACCTTTGGCGGGCCGCTGCAGAACGAGCACGGCCGGCCAGTCCAGCACGGAGGACAAGCCAACGCAAACCCTCAGCACCCCATGTTCGCGCCGATGCCACATACCACCGCGCCCCCGACATCGTCGCAGGCCGCGGCGAGCGGTGTCGCTGCCGTGTTTGGTGGCCCCCTACAGCAAGAAGGTCAGCGCGGGACTCAGCAGGGCGCGCCATTCCCAGGCGCCGCTGGCTCGGCGGCTCACCAGATTCCTGGAGGCATCACCCAGGGACAGCAGCCGATTTTGAAT GATGCCCTCACCTACCTGGACCAGGTGAAAGTGCAGTTCCATGATCAGCCTGACGTATACAACCGCTTCCTTGACATTATGAAGGACTTCAAGAGCCAGGC CATCGATACTCCGGGTGTCATCAATAGAGTTTCGGAGCTGTTTGCGGGACATCCCAACCTGATCCAGGGCTTCAACACTTTCTTACCTCCTGGTTACCGCATCGAGTGTGGTGCTGGCAACGATCCTAACACTATCAGAGTTACGACTCCCATGGGCACCACAGTGCAGTCTATCACAGGCCGCGGGAACCAGGGCGACGGCCATGGACCTGCTGCGGCGAGCCAGCCCATCTTCCCTGAGCGGGGTGGCCAGTGGCAGCAGAGGCCACAGCACAGCATTGAGAGCCCCGAGGCCCAGTTCAGCACACCTGTGCAGAATGGCGCAAGCCTCTTTGTTCAAGCTGCAGCTCAGAATGCGGCCAGTTTCGACAACTCTGGCTCGGGCCAGCGACGCGGTCTGCCACAAGGCAGTTCTGGGCCCGGCGAGGGGGGACCAAACGCTCGTCATGCATTGACACCCACCCCTTCGGGTCCGGCTGCAGTAAATGGCAATGCTGCGAACCAGGCAAACATGGAGCGCCGTGGCCCCGTCGAATTCAACCATGCTATCAGCTACGTGaataagattaag aacCGCTTCCAGGACAAGCCTGAGATTTACAAGCAATTCCTTGAAATCTTGCAGACATACCAGCGGGAGCAGAAGCCCATCCAGGACGTGTATGCGCAGGTGACGACCCTGTTCAACTCGGCCCCGGACCTGCTGGAGGACTTTAAGCAGTTCTTGCCAGAGTCTGCTGGCCAGGCGAAGCAGACACCGGGCCGAATGGAGGATGGAACCCCGACCGGTCCAAGCCATACACCGCAACCTGCCATGAGGGATGGCCAGAAGATGCCGCCCTTGGGTAGCTTTGCGCCACCCGCAAGCGCGAGCAAGGACAACAAAAAGCGGCTCCGGGCGGACAAGCAGGCAGCTCAGCCAGCAACTGTCCTCGCTGAGGTGACGGCGGCAGCTCGCCTGGTCCCTGCTGCTGTGAATGGCAACAAACGACCCAAGCTCAACCACGCCAGGGCGTCTGGCGAGGGCTCCGCAGTAGAACCAACGCTTACCCCTGTCATGCCAGAGCCCTATCCGCCACGATCCTCGTCAACGTCCAACCAGGATGAGATTGCCTTCTTTGAGCGCGTCAAGAAGTTCCTTAGCAACCGATCTTCGATGAACGAGTTCTTGAAGCTCTGCAACCTGTTCAGCCAGAACATCATCGACCGAAATACATTATTTCACAAGGGAGCCCTCTTCATTGGCGCGAACCCTGATCTGATGAACTTTTGGAAGAGCTTCGTGGGAGTAGAGACTCAGGATGTCATCATCGACAACCGGCCAGCACCGCCGACGGACAAGGTGTCCCTCAGCAACTGCCGTGGCTACGGTCCAAGCTATCGATTGCTTCCGAAGCGAGAGCGCCTCAAGCCCTGCAGTGGGCGAGATGAGCTGTGCAACTCGGTGCTCAATGACGAATGGGCGTCGCATCCCACTTGGGCGTCTGAGGATAGTGGATTTGTGGCTCACAGAAAGAATCAGTTCGAGGAGGGTCTTCACCGgatcgaggaggagcgccACGACTATGACTTCAACATCGAGGCTAACCTCAAGTGcatccagctcctcgagccCATTGCGCAGCAGATGCTCGCCATGTCTCCCGCTGAGAGGGAGACATTCCAGATGCCTGCTGCGCTTGCTGGCCAGAGCACATCCATCTTCAAGCGTATCTGCAAGAAGATCTACGGCGACCGCGGCATCGATGTCGTCAACGACATGTACACGCACCCTTTTGACGTAGTGCCGGTCTTGTTGGCGCGAATGAAGCAGAAGGATGAGGAATGGCGATTCTCTCAGCGCGAGTGGGAGAAGGTCTGGCACGCCCAGACCCAGAGCATGCACCTCAAGAGTCTTGATCATATGGGCATTCTTGTGAGGCAGAACGACAAGAGGAATCTGACGGCTAAGCACCTTGTCGATGTGATCAAGACAAAACACGAGGAGCAGCGCCGTGAGCGATCATTGAACGGCAAGGCGCCTCGCCACCAGTTCGTCTGGGACTTTGCCGACAAGAACACGGTCATTGACCTACTTCGACTGATGATGCTGTACAGCTTGCACAACGGACAACACAGCAGCCAGGAGAAGGAGCGGATTCTCGAGTTTTTCGAGATGTTCATCCCCGCCTTCTTTGACATCCCCGAGGAAGCCATCCAGGATAAGCTCCCCAAGATTCCTCCAGATTctggcgaggaggaagtgGAGGACCACACGCCTGCTGAGCTGACCAACGGCCGCAGCCGCCGTAACGGCAGGAAGGGagatcttcttagaggggtTCTCGATCCCGGCCGTAACGGTAGCAAGTCGCGGGGACACaaagacaaggacaaggataaGGATAAGGACGACAGCACCTCTGGCAGCAAAGAGACCACCCCCGATGTCACTTCGGCCAACGAAGAGGAGATGCCCGATGCCTCTGAAGACACGGCCCACCCGGATGTTTCTAATGAGCGATGGATGCCCAGCATCCCCAAGCCGTTCATGGTTGGGCAGAGCGATGCTCTCTTGAGCACGGACGGCGAACTGAAGGCTGATGGGTTCTTTGCACGGCCGTGGTACAACTTCTTCTGCAACCAGACGCTGTTTGTCTTCTTCAGCATCTTCCAGACTCTATATAAGCGACTCCAGGACCTCAAGGACAGCAAGGCAGCCGTGGCCAAGGAGGTTGACCGTCTCAGTAAACCGAAGCCTGCTAGAGACATTGGCTTCACTGAGAACCATATGAAGTTCTTCGATAGGAACGACGACCCCGATACCTACTGGCCCAAGACACTGGAGCTCATCGAGGAGTACATCACAGGCGACGTCGACGAAACGCGGTACCAGGACGTGATGCGACACTACTACCTCAAGGCAGGGTGGAAGTTGTACACGATCCAGGACCTCCTCAAGACTCTGTGCCGGCTTGCTCTCACATGCAGCAGCACCGACGCGAAAGAAAAGACTCCTGATCTGATTCAGCAGTACATTGCTAGCCGcgagaaggaagagactAGTTACCAAACCGAGATCAGCGCTAGGAAATTTGCCGAGAAGTGCGTTAAGGACGGAGACATTTTTGTCATTTGCTGG TTCCccgccaaggctgaggctTCTGTACGATGGCTCCAACGGGAGGAGACAACATTCTACATGGACGAGATGCAACTCCGCGAGCGTTGGCAGTACTACATCTCATCATTTATCCGTGTCGAGCCCACCGAAGGAGTACCTAGGTCCAAGCTCCAGAAGGTGGTCCTCACGCGGAACCTCCCCTCTGGCGACGCCGACGCTGACGAGGACGCCATTCCCAAGCCTGTTTCCTACAGCGAGAACTTGACCATCAGCATCTGCCTCAAGAGCTCCAAGATGGCCTGGGCCCCGGGCACATCCGAGTACGTTGTCTATGATCAGGCTCCCAAGACGCGGGAACAGCGCGAGCGCCGCGACAAGTTCCTTCGTGCGTTGACGGGGTACCGCGAGAGCAAGCTGCTTGAGAAGTGGGTGCACAACCCGTCGTGGACAAAGGACCTCAGCCCCGAGGAAGTGCAGGAGCAGAACAAGAACTTCCGCCGGTGGATGGACGAGGGCGTTGTGCCTCCCAGTGCTGCTGAGGACGTGGACATGGAGTAG
- a CDS encoding Homocitrate synthase, translating into MCPEPESAPANGNPNRGGHHAGSPYQSVGDFLSNTNRFQIIESTLREGEQFANAFFDREAKIKIATALSDFGVEYIELTSPAASPQSREDCEAICKLGLKSKILTHVRCNMEDAKLACDTGVDGVDVVIGTSKQLREHSHGKDMDYIKKTALEVIAYIKSRGVEVRFSSEDSFRSDLVDLLDLYRAVDRAGVNRVGVADTVGCATPRQVYDLVRTLRGVVGCDIETHFHNDTMCAVANAHAALEAGATHIDTSVLGIGERNGITPLGGLLARMIVGSHDYVTSRYKLHKLLALEDLVADHVQINIPFNNPVTGFCAFSHKAGIHSKAILNSPSTYEIIDPADFGMSRYVHFASRLTGWNAIKSRVEQLGLTMTDDQIKEVTQKIKALADIRPLAVDDADSIIRSYHLELQS; encoded by the exons ATGTGTCCCGAGCCCGAATCCGCCCCTGCCAATGGCAACCCCAACCGCGGTGGTCACCACGCGGGATCGCCTTACCAGTCCGTCGGTGACTTCCTCTCCAACACGAACCGGTTCCAGATCATCGAGAGCACACTCCGAGAAGGCGAGCAATTCGCCAATGCCTTCTTCGACAGggaggccaagatcaagat CGCCACTGCTCTCTCCGACTTTGGTGTTGAGTACATCGAACTCACCTCTCCCGCTGCCTCGCCCCAATCGCGCGAGGACTGCGAGGCCATCTGCAAGCTTGGCCTCAAG TCCAAGATCCTGACCC ATGTGCGGTGTAACATGGAA GATGCCAAGCTTGCTTGCGACACAGGAGTCGACGGTGTCGACGTCGTCATTGGCACCTCCAAGCAGCTTCGGGAGCACTCCCATGGCAAGGACATGGACTACATCAAGAAGACTGCCCTCGAGGTTATCGCTTACATCAAGAG CCGCGGCGTCGAGGTTCGCTTCTCAAGTGAAGACAGTTTCAGAA GCGACCTGGTGGACCTCCTTGATCTTTACCGTGCTGTCGATCGGGCTGGCGTCAACCGCGTGGGTGTTGCAGACACTGTGGGATGTGCCACGCCCCGTCAAGTCTATGATCTCGTGCGCACTCTCCGAG GTGTCGTCGGCTGTGATATCGAGACTCATTT CCATAACGACACTATGTGTGCCGTCGCAAACGCCCACGCAGCTCTTGAGGCTGGTGCCACAC ACATTGACACCAGTGTTCTTGGTATCGGTGAGAGAAACGGTATTACT CCCCTGGGTGGTCTCCTCGCCCGCATGATCGTTGGCAGCCACGACTACGTCACCTCCAGGTATAAGCTGCACAAGCTCCTGGCGCTGGAAGACCTCGTTGCGGACCACGTCCAAATT AACATCCCCTTCAACAACCCCGTGACTG GATTTTGCGCGTTTTCTCACAAGGCCGGCATACACTCAAAGGCCATTCTTAACT CGCCTTCAACATACGAGATCATCGACCCGGCCGATTTCGGCATGAGCCGATACGTCCACTTTGCCTCAAGACTCACTGGCTGGAACGCCATCAAGAGCCGTGTCGAACAGCTTGGCCTGACCATGACTGACGATCAAATCAAGGAAGT GACACAAAAGATCAAGGCCTTGGCCGACATCCGTCCTCTTGCGGTCGACGATGCCGATTCCATCATTCGATCCTACCACCTCGAACTCCAATCCTAA